In the genome of Plasmodium falciparum 3D7 genome assembly, chromosome: 2, one region contains:
- a CDS encoding rhoptry neck protein 6 → MQYFFLVFLAVLAKGFLRNKEHANLINSYNDIVEDINIKKEEKSSSEPPFIPIKNKIDNVHTKNNNQYNLHNNKSNKTHLTYGTHTSFLQNCTINDCVDVDNKDSEINNITKEKDDNNNNNGTKQIEEKNKINKSDLHRQNELNLQSGKNEQDINKNEKGKQDISNSNAENKKDVKEGVKELEEKKKEEKISDDHKVEENKKSDDHKVEENKKSDDHKVEENKKSDDHKIEEVKKVEEHEEDEEEDKKEKKSENKNKDENKDENDEDNDEISDEDEVDDDVEEDKNENDDIDDDKKETDKTHLEEEENEIIEKEFSDKKKNGKNKDTKKEKSKDTEKEKSKDIEKEKSKDKEKEKSKDKEKEKGKDKEKEKSKDIEKEKEKDKDIEKEKSKDTAKEKEKDKDIEKEKSKDMEKLKNKQNDEKKKDDNEKKKNDKQDIHDDNDDENDMEEIEENDDEEDEDEDMENKKKKKKGKNGNENGNENGSENGNENGNENGNENENKNESENENENENENENGNENENEKENEKDKNIKEIENVTNANKENYEKINKNSEITITKSNIDIYNNNRNNDIDKVNNHIFTNQQKKHNLHNEQNKFNETLNVSTNHKNHYEEKKKYESNMFNVDKRMHKNLTSMDTILHNLNDKLSHHKDLKNRELKLKFEAMSRIKEYKIYNELIQKSVEILTLRLTKINDELKKLKDISENALQKYINEKGYGLMKHYNFPEYNKLEEEKIMKRSKITWNEKKSHHLYCPMECNKERCYNRPRGPTQCYKLEQIGRNIETICEPFINEHNGTCRPDFHHCAIAEPERNKKYSIYATDDVHFVPSQFVTIKGYNLHECLQFLVVKKNSTCGPMTIEKNLMESEEILKEPVLSKVLYNEILFENIKISTPGEYNICLAQFYQDPEKDDILSENSSNKYKKKKKNDMKVLGIDTIGTLYVLPLHEKQKTG, encoded by the exons AtgcaatatttttttctggtATTTCTAGCTGTTTTAGCAAAAGGgtttttaagaaataaag aacaCGCCAATTTAATAAACTCATACAATGACATTGtagaagatataaatattaaaaaggaaGAGAAAAGTTCAAGTGAACCTCCTTTCATtcctataaaaaataagatagATAATGttcatacaaaaaataacaatcaatataatttacataataataaatctaaTAAAACACACCTTACTTATGGAACACATACTAGCTTTTTACAAAACTGCACCATCAATGATTGTGTAGATGTCGATAATAAAGATTctgaaattaataatataacaaaagaaaaagatgataataataataataatggaacTAAGCAAATTgaagagaaaaataaaatcaataAAAGCGATTTGCATAGacaaaatgaattaaatttACAAAGtggaaaaaatgaacaagacataaataaaaatgaaaaaggaaaacagGATATCTCTAATTCCAATGCAGAGAACAAAAAGGATGTAAAAGAAGGAGTGAAAGAattagaagaaaagaaaaaagaagagaAAATTTCAGATGATCATAAAGTAgaggaaaacaaaaaatcTGATGACCATAAAGTTgaggaaaacaaaaaatcTGATGATCATAAAGTTgaggaaaacaaaaaatcTGATGATCATAAAATAGAAGAAGTAAAAAAAGTAGAGGAACATGAAGAAGACGAAGAAGAGgataagaaagaaaaaaaatcagaaaacaaaaataaagatgaaaataaagatgaaaatgatgaagataatgatgaaataaGTGATGAAGATGAAGTTGATGATGATGTTgaagaagataaaaatgaaaatgatgatattgatgatgataaaaaggaAACAGATAAAACACATTTGGAAGAAGaggaaaatgaaataattgaAAAGGAATTTAGtgataagaaaaagaatggtaaaaataaagatactAAGAAGGAAAAAAGTAAAGATACTGAGAAGGAAAAAAGTAAAGATATAGAGAAGGAAAAAAGTAAAGATAAAGAGAAGGAAAAAAGTAAAGATAAAGAGAAGGAAAAAGGTAAAGATAAAGAGAAGGAAAAAAGTAAAGATATTGagaaggaaaaagaaaaagataaagataTAGAGAAGGAAAAAAGTAAAGATACTGcgaaggaaaaagaaaaagataaagatatagagaaagaaaaaagcAAAGATAtggaaaaattaaagaataaacaaaatgatgaaaaaaagaaagacgataacgaaaagaaaaaaaatgataaacaaGATATacatgatgataatgatgatgaaaatgatatggaagaaatagaagaaaatgatgaCGAAGAAGATGAGGATGAAGACAtggaaaacaaaaaaaaaaaaaaaaaaggaaaaaatggaaatgaAAATGGAAATGAAAATGGAAGTGAAAATGGAAATGAAAATGGAAATGAAAAtggaaatgaaaatgaaaataaaaatgaaagtgaaaatgaaaatgaaaacgAAAATGAAAACGAAAATGGAAACGAAAATGAAAACGAAAAAGAAAacgaaaaagataaaaatattaaagagATTGAAAATGTAACAAATGCAAACAAGGAAAactatgaaaaaataaataaaaattctgaaataacaataacaaaatcaaatatagatatatataataataataggaaTAATGATATTGATAAAGTAAATAACCATATATTCACAAatcaacaaaaaaaacacaatcttcataatgaacaaaataaatttaatgaaaCATTAAATGTATCAACCAATCATAAAAATCATTATgag gagaaaaagaaatatgaatCTAACATGTTCAACGTAGACAAAAGAATGCATAAAAATTTAACAAGCATGGATACAATACTTCACAATTTGAATGATAAATTAAGCCACCACAAAGAtctaaaaaat agagaattaaaattaaaatttgaaGCCATGAGTAGAAtcaaagaatataaaatatacaatgaGCTTATTCAAAAATCTGTGGAAATTTTGACACTTAGATTAACCaag aTTAACGACGAATTGAAAAAGTTAAAAGACATATCGGAAAATgctttacaaaaatatataaacgaGAAAG GTTATGGATTGATGAAACATTATAATTTCCCAGAATATAAc AAACTTGAGGAAGAAAAGATCATGAAAAGAAGCAAAATAA cttggaatgaaaaaaaaagccATCATCTCTATTGTCCTATGG AATGTAATAAGGAGAGGTGTTATAACAGACCACGTGGTCCTACTCAATGCTAC aAATTAGAACAAATAGGTAGAAATATTGAGACCATATGTGAACCTTTCATTAACGAACATAATGGAACCTGTCGACCC gATTTTCATCACTGTGCCATAGCAGAACCTgagagaaataaaaaatattcaatatATGCAACG gACGATGTACATTTTGTACCTTCCCAATTTGTTACTATAAAA gGATATAATTTACATGAATGTTTACAATTTTTGGTCGTCAAAAAGAATTCCACATGCGG acCCATGACAATTGAAAAAAACTTAATGGAGTCTGAAGAAATTTTAAAAGAGCCTGTTTTAAGCAAAGTTTTATATAACGAAATTTtatttgaaaatataaaa atatCTACACCAggagaatataatatatgtttggCTCAATTTTATCAAGACCCAGAGAAGGATGATATACTATCAGAAAATagttcaaataaatataagaaaaaaaagaaaaacgaTATGAAAGTTTTAGGAATAGACACCATTGGTACGTTGTATGTATTACCGTTAcatgaaaaacaaaaaacggGATaa